In the genome of Pseudomonadota bacterium, one region contains:
- a CDS encoding energy-coupling factor ABC transporter permease translates to MHMADALLSPTVGGIMWAATAITTVYCSKKVSANPDDRKIPLMGVLGAFVFTAQMINFAIPGTGSSGHLGGGILLAALLGPHASFLVMASVLIVQALFFADGGLLALGCNIFNLGFFPCLVAYPLIYKPIAGRTPTPAGVLSASLGASVIGLQLGSLGVVSQTWLSGVTELSYTSFIMFMQPIHLIIGMAEGVITAGVISFIWKARPEILSRAAGDLPVGDLPIKNVLIGFGLAALVTGGFLVLYVSENPDGLNWAVEQAGRTGTPERPATALQRNLAELQNKTAIQPEYQAKTDHSHRDRNTKSLAGLAGGIIVLLMVLVTGSIVRKIRLKNTSREQHLR, encoded by the coding sequence ATGCACATGGCAGATGCCCTTTTAAGCCCGACGGTCGGCGGGATAATGTGGGCGGCAACCGCAATAACCACCGTTTACTGTTCGAAAAAGGTCAGCGCCAACCCGGATGATCGGAAGATTCCGTTAATGGGGGTTCTGGGGGCCTTTGTCTTTACCGCCCAGATGATCAACTTTGCCATTCCCGGCACCGGTTCAAGCGGACATCTTGGAGGAGGTATACTGCTCGCGGCCCTCCTCGGCCCCCACGCCTCTTTCCTGGTGATGGCCTCAGTCCTGATCGTCCAGGCCCTTTTTTTTGCCGACGGCGGCCTTCTGGCTCTCGGCTGCAACATCTTCAATCTCGGTTTCTTTCCCTGTCTCGTCGCCTATCCCCTGATCTACAAACCAATAGCCGGCCGAACACCTACTCCGGCAGGAGTCTTGTCCGCTTCTCTCGGGGCCTCAGTGATCGGCCTGCAGCTGGGTTCCCTAGGCGTGGTCTCGCAGACCTGGCTGTCGGGAGTAACGGAACTCTCATACACCTCTTTCATCATGTTCATGCAGCCCATCCATCTGATTATCGGCATGGCCGAGGGGGTGATCACCGCAGGCGTCATCTCCTTTATCTGGAAGGCCAGGCCGGAGATCCTGTCCCGGGCTGCCGGCGACCTGCCCGTGGGAGATCTGCCGATCAAAAACGTCCTGATCGGTTTCGGCCTTGCCGCTCTCGTCACCGGGGGTTTTCTGGTACTGTATGTTTCCGAAAACCCGGATGGTCTTAACTGGGCGGTGGAACAGGCCGGAAGAACAGGGACTCCTGAAAGACCTGCAACCGCTCTGCAAAGAAACCTTGCCGAGCTCCAGAACAAGACGGCGATACAGCCTGAGTACCAGGCAAAAACCGATCATTCTCACAGAGATCGGAACACCAAATCGCTGGCCGGATTAGCAGGTGGAATCATTGTTCTGCTCATGGTTTTAGTGACCGGTTCCATTGTCAGAAAAATCCGCCTGAAAAACACTTCCCGGGAACAGCACCTCCGATGA
- the nikR gene encoding nickel-responsive transcriptional regulator NikR codes for MAEIVRFGVSIDERLLKSFDKLIDNKGYTNRSEAVRDLIRNALVDEQWANEDEETVGTVSLVYNHHTRELSDKLTEHQHTHHRNIVSALHIHLDAHHCLEVVVIKGKAREIRKLADELIGTKGVKHGRLMTTTTGENLT; via the coding sequence ATGGCGGAGATAGTAAGATTCGGGGTCTCGATAGATGAAAGGCTGCTCAAGAGCTTTGATAAACTGATCGACAACAAGGGGTACACCAACCGGTCCGAAGCGGTGCGGGATCTGATCCGCAACGCCCTGGTGGATGAGCAGTGGGCGAACGAAGACGAGGAAACAGTCGGCACCGTTTCGCTGGTTTACAACCACCACACCAGAGAGTTGTCGGACAAATTGACCGAGCACCAGCACACCCACCATCGGAACATCGTTTCCGCCCTGCATATCCATCTCGACGCCCATCATTGCCTTGAGGTGGTGGTGATCAAAGGCAAGGCCAGAGAGATCAGGAAACTGGCCGATGAACTGATCGGCACCAAGGGGGTCAAGCATGGCAGGCTGATGACCACTACGACCGGGGAGAACCTGACCTGA
- a CDS encoding cytochrome c biogenesis protein ResB, with amino-acid sequence MIDFFISPKLTIGLFATLIWVLVPATFSKAPAAFLHFPAILVLTLIAINLTACTLSRLKSLKASTLFIHCGVLIILVGGLINDLGFVATVNIFTGDSVNKAFRWDLEKDTALGFDLRIAAINFDYYPVAVKVGIMNNGRKENLVVTRTGESFVFEKYRVQVASLNHETSDLELAVQSLEGGPVGTLSTSGTRDLPADFPLDFKLVAFQTPDIKRIRVDLELFENGELVASGTSEANHPFRWRGMQFFLTRVTTDEFNRRYAGIQISRAPGIPCVYGGFAVFFLGLFLSLGRWLQRIIRSGSPRS; translated from the coding sequence ATGATTGATTTTTTTATTTCGCCGAAATTGACGATCGGTCTTTTTGCCACACTGATCTGGGTGCTTGTGCCTGCAACTTTTTCAAAGGCACCCGCCGCTTTTCTCCACTTCCCGGCAATCCTTGTTCTGACCCTGATCGCGATCAACCTGACGGCATGCACTCTGTCCCGCCTGAAATCACTGAAGGCATCCACCCTGTTCATCCATTGCGGAGTATTGATCATTCTAGTCGGCGGACTCATCAACGACCTGGGCTTTGTCGCTACCGTCAATATCTTTACGGGTGACTCGGTAAACAAGGCTTTCAGGTGGGACCTTGAAAAGGATACCGCGCTGGGATTTGATCTGCGGATTGCCGCCATCAATTTTGATTACTATCCGGTCGCCGTCAAGGTTGGAATCATGAATAACGGCCGGAAAGAGAACCTTGTCGTAACCCGCACCGGAGAGTCGTTTGTTTTTGAAAAATATCGGGTGCAGGTTGCTTCGCTGAACCATGAGACCAGCGATCTTGAGCTTGCGGTGCAATCACTTGAAGGGGGCCCGGTCGGAACTTTGTCTACATCCGGCACCAGAGACCTGCCTGCGGATTTTCCCCTGGACTTTAAACTGGTGGCGTTCCAGACCCCAGATATCAAAAGGATCCGGGTCGATCTGGAGTTGTTTGAAAACGGCGAACTGGTAGCATCCGGAACTTCCGAGGCCAACCATCCATTTCGCTGGCGGGGCATGCAGTTTTTTCTCACCAGGGTAACAACGGATGAATTCAACCGGCGCTACGCGGGGATCCAGATCAGCAGGGCACCCGGCATCCCCTGTGTGTATGGTGGTTTTGCAGTTTTTTTCCTGGGTCTCTTCTTGTCGCTCGGCAGGTGGCTGCAAAGGATAATCAGGTCAGGTTCTCCCCGGTCGTAG